The Apium graveolens cultivar Ventura chromosome 6, ASM990537v1, whole genome shotgun sequence genome contains a region encoding:
- the LOC141668280 gene encoding uncharacterized protein LOC141668280 → MMNVQLRGIYDHLKQMGLPIPMDNFGQIHNGIPPNELVKISCHSVDQPQNFLNIERKGKVVMGRGQVFQLNKEGSNFINGKPIAPNNVKVCVDEVLVEFQVTHLPMPCDEHKTVGDAAGSFVQWPEDLVILGQCPQQEGGTECGYFVMRYMYDIIMLSRNKDPKIKWKEVLGKRYKNEQIGEIRDIWADFFTREYM, encoded by the exons ATGATGAATGTCCAGCTGCGAGGGATATACGATCATTTAAAGCAGATGGGTTTACCAATTCCAATGGATAATTTTGGGCAGATACACAATGGTATACCTCCAAATGAATTGGTTAAAATTAGTTGTCATTCTGTGGACCAACCACAAAACTTCTTAAATATCGAG AGAAAAGGAAAGGTTGTCATGGGAAGGGGGCAAGTTTTCCAATTAAATAAAGAAGGAAGTAATTTTATTAACGGAAAACCAATTGCACCAAATAATGTGAAAGTATGTGTTGATGAAGTTCTAGTCGAATTTCAAGTTACTCATCTTCCGATGCCCTGTGATGAACATAAAACTGTAGGCGACGCAGCTGGTAGCTTTGTTCAATGGCCGGAAGATCTTGTGATCTTGGGTCAG TGTCCTCAACAAGAAGGAGGTACTGAATGTGGTTATTTTGTGATGAGGTATATGTACGACATAATCATGTTATCTCGTAATAAAGACCCCAAAATTAAGTGGAAGGAG GTTCTTGGAAAAAGATACAAAAATGAACAAATTGGAGAAATTCGAGATATTTGGGCAGATTTTTTTACTCGTGAATATATGTGA